The Mycolicibacterium parafortuitum nucleotide sequence GAGTTTCGACAGGAAATAGGTGGCGTTGGCCAGATCCAGCGGGCCTTCGGTCTGCGCCGGGTCGAGCAGGCTCAGCGCGTAGGGGACGTCGATGCGGTCCATGTAGCCGAACCGCGCCAGCACGTGGATGATTCCGTCGTCGTCGGCGCCGAGGTCGTCGACGGTGATCCGGTCCGAGTCCGGCACCCGGGGCACCGGTTCGGTGGTCAGCGAGATGATCACCACGTGTTCGGCGAGCACGTGGTTGTGCTCGACGTTGGTGCGCATCGACAGCGGCGCGGTGTCGTCGCCGCGGTTGAGGAACACCGCGGTGCCGGGCAGCCGCAGCAGCGGGGGCTCGCGGGTCGACAGGCCGTCGATGAACTCGCGCATCGGGCCCTCAGCTCTGCGCCTGGCCTTGGTCACCAGCACCCGTCCCCGCTGCCAGGTCGTCATCACCGTGAACGCACAGACCGCGATCAACAACGGAAGCCAGGCTCCGTGAACGAGTTTCGTCAGGTTCGCCGCGAAGAACGTCACATCGACGATCAGCAGCGCGCCGCCGCCGAGCACGATCAGCCACAGCGGTGCGCCGGCGCGGGTACGCGCGAGATACAGGAACAGCAGTGTGGTGATGGTCATCGTGCCGGTCACCGCCATGCCGAACGCGTACGCCAGCGCCGAGGAACTGCGGAACGCGAACACCAGGATCAGCACCGCGACCATCAGGAACCCGTTGATCCACGGGACGTAGACCTGCCCGATCGAGGACGCCGAGGTGTGCAGGATGCGCAGCCGAGGCAGATAGCCGAGCTGCGCGGCCTGCGAGGCCACCGAGAACGCTCCGGTGATCACCGCCTGCGACGCGATCACCGTCGCCGCGGTCGCCAGCAGCACCATCGGGATCCGCGACCACTCCGGCATCAGCAGGAAAAACGGTGCGGTGACCGCGCTTTGGTCGTCGAGCACCAGGGCGCCCTGGCCGAAGTAGTTCAGGGTGCAGGCGGGCAGCACCAGGCCGAGCCAGCCGACCGTGATCGCCCTGCGGCCGAAATGACCCATGTCGGCGTACAGCGCCTCCGCGCCGGTCACGGCCAGGACGACCGCCGCCAGCGCGAAGAACGCGATGTGGAAGTGCTCGGTGAGGAACACGAACGCGTAGGTCGGCGACAGCGCGTGAAGAATGTGCGGATTGCGCGCGATGCCAACGATGCCCAGCGCGCCGATCGCGAGGAACCACATGATCATCACCGGCCCGAAGAGCCGGCCCACCACGGCGGTGCCGCGGCGCTGCACGGAGAACAACGCCACGATGATCACGGCGGTGATCGGGACGACCAGGTCCTTGAGATCCGGGTCGACGACGGCGAGCCCCTCGACCGCCGACAGCACCGAGATCGCGGGTGTGATCATGCTGTCGCCGAAGAACAGGGCGGCGCCGAAAACTCCGAGCGCGGCCAGGACCAGCGTGGTGTGCCGGGTCTTCGGTGCCGAGCCGCTGCTGGTCCAGCTGCGCCGGACCAGCGTGATCAGCGCCATGATGCCGCCCTCGCCGTGGTTGTCGGCGCGCATCACCAGCGTCACGTACGTCAGCGTCACGATCGTCATCACCGACCAGAAGACCAGCGACACCACGCCGTAGACGCTGTGTGAGGACACCGGAACCGGATGCGGGTCGCCGGGGTCGAACACGGTCGCGAGCGTGTAGATCGGGCTGGTGCCGATGTCGCCGAAGACCACGCCGAGCGCCCCGACCACGATCGCGGGCCGGAGCAGTCGCGCATTGTGGGTACCCGAGGTGGCGTCGATGGGATGATTGTCGCTGATGGGGTTTGCCGTGGAGGAATAACGGTGGATGACGTTCTCGACCAGCTCTACTCCGCCACACCGGAGGAGTTCACCGCGCTGCGCGGCACGCTCGCGGCTGCGGCCAAGAAGGACGGTGACACCGACGCGGCCCGCCGGATCAGCGGGTGCCGCAAGCCGACGACCGCGGCGTGGGTGGTGAACCGGCTGGCGATCACCGGGACCGCGCGATCGGAGCTGGCCGAACTCGGATCGAAGTTGCGCCAGGCGCACTCGTCGATGGACGGCGACGCGATCCGGGCGCTGACCGCCGAGCAGCGCGCCCTCGTCGACAGGCTGACCCGCACCGCGCTCGCCGGCGCCGACCTGTCCACCCCGTCGGGGGCGCTGCGCGACGACGTCACCGCGACGTTGCAGGCCGCGATCGCCGATCCGGAGGTCGCCGAACGGCTGGGCCGGCTCACGAAGGCCGAACGGTGGTCGGGTTTCGGGGAGTTCGGGTTCAGCGCGGCCGTCGCGCCCGCGCCGCGCAAGACGGCACCGAAGTCATCAGTACCGAAGCCGGACGGCCGCGCGGCGGCAC carries:
- a CDS encoding potassium transporter Kup, whose protein sequence is MVGALGVVFGDIGTSPIYTLATVFDPGDPHPVPVSSHSVYGVVSLVFWSVMTIVTLTYVTLVMRADNHGEGGIMALITLVRRSWTSSGSAPKTRHTTLVLAALGVFGAALFFGDSMITPAISVLSAVEGLAVVDPDLKDLVVPITAVIIVALFSVQRRGTAVVGRLFGPVMIMWFLAIGALGIVGIARNPHILHALSPTYAFVFLTEHFHIAFFALAAVVLAVTGAEALYADMGHFGRRAITVGWLGLVLPACTLNYFGQGALVLDDQSAVTAPFFLLMPEWSRIPMVLLATAATVIASQAVITGAFSVASQAAQLGYLPRLRILHTSASSIGQVYVPWINGFLMVAVLILVFAFRSSSALAYAFGMAVTGTMTITTLLFLYLARTRAGAPLWLIVLGGGALLIVDVTFFAANLTKLVHGAWLPLLIAVCAFTVMTTWQRGRVLVTKARRRAEGPMREFIDGLSTREPPLLRLPGTAVFLNRGDDTAPLSMRTNVEHNHVLAEHVVIISLTTEPVPRVPDSDRITVDDLGADDDGIIHVLARFGYMDRIDVPYALSLLDPAQTEGPLDLANATYFLSKLELRQGDAPTMAPWRKRLFIATSHLTADAAASFGLPLDRTVIIGSRIQI